TCACCGGCAAGCGGCTGCAACTCCCCAAGCTCGCCAACCTGTCGATGTGGCTGTGGTTCGTCGGCATGATGGTTTTCGCGCTCGGGATGCACTGGACCGGGCTCTACGGCGTGCCGCGCCGGGCACAGATCTCGGCAGTGGACAACGAGCTGTATAGCAGCGCCGCGCTGATCCTTCCCAAGGCCCTGACGGGCATCAGCGGCGTGATTCTGCTGATCTCGGGCGTGCTGTTTTTCCTCTCTCTTTTCCGCACCCTGCTGAGCAAACGTGAGGGCGACGGCGAGGTCAGCACCCCGATTCCCTACTCCGAGATCATCAGCCGCGCGCCTGAGAAGCTCGCGGGGGCGAGCCGCCTCGTGCGCTTCACCGAGCCGCTGCTCGCGTTGTGGGCGGTCGCCTTCGTGCTCGTGGCACTGATGTACGGCCCGGTGGTCGCGCAGCTGTTCTCGCGCGCCGAACTCGTGCCCGGCTGGAGGCTCTACTGATGAGCGGCGAGTCGTACAGCAAACGTGAACTCACGGCCATCGGGGCCTTCGTGGTGGCCTCGGTCCTGATCGGCGTCGGGGCCTACCAGCTCGGCTTCAACCTCAGCGGCGGGCGCGCGGTGGGCGCTGAGATGGTGGCCGCCAGCGCACCCGCTCCGGTCAGCGGCCAGAGCCTCTACGCGAGCAACTGCGCGGGCTGCCACGGCGGAAAAGGTGAGGGCGGCGGCGTCGGCCCGGCGCTCGCCAACTCCTTGACCTGGTCGCTGGAGGATTTCTCGAACGCGGTGCTCAACGGCAAAAGCCCCGACCGCGAACTCAGCCCGGTGATGCCGCGTTTCGCCGTGACCGGCCTCGACGGCGAGACCGCCACCGACGAGCAGGTCAAGGCCATTCACGATTACCTCGGCACGCTGAAATAGCGCCGGCCCCGGCCCGCCCGCCTCCCTCCGCCTGGCCGGGAGGTGGGCGGGCCTTCATTCCAGCCCGAACTCGTCGCGCAGCGCCGTTCGCGCCGCGTTCACGCCGCACATGCCGTGGATGCCGCCGCCGGGCGGGGTGCTGCTGGAGCACAGATACACGCCGCGCACCGGGGTGCGGTAGGGCGTGAGCGCAGGCAAGGGGCGCGCGAAGAGTTGCCAGAGCGTGCTCGCGCCGCCCGCCACGTCGCCGCCGACAAAGACCGGGCTGAGGCGTTCGAGCATTGGGGCCGTCGTGACCTGCCGGGCGAGGACGCGCTCCCGGAAGCCGGGGGCGAAGCGTTCGAGCTGCGCCTCCACCGCCTCCGTGATCGGCGCGGCGCTGCCGTTCGGGACGTGGGCATAGACCCAGAGGGTGTGCCCCCCCGCCGGCGCGCGGCTGGGGTCGAAGGGCGTGTGCTGCGCGGCAAGGAGGTAAGGCCGGGCCGAGGTCAGCGACGCTTCTGACGCCACGATCTCGGCGGCGTCCCCGGCGACGTGGACGGTGGCGGCGCGGCTCAGGCGTTCGTCCGCCCACGGCACTGGCCCCGAGAGGGCGTAGTCGAATTTCTGCATGCCGGCGCCGTAGCGGTAGCGCCCGAGCGCGGCGCGGTAGCCCGCCGGAGCGCGGTCCCCGAGCAGGCCGAGCAGCACGCGGGGGCTGGAGTCCACCAGCGTGACGCGCGCGGGCGGCAGGTCGGCGGGGCCGCGCACCTCTACCCCGGTCAGGACCTCGCCGCCCAAGAATTCGAGGTAGCCGCGCAGGGCGTCGGCGAGGGCCTGCGCGCCGCCCGCCGGAAAGGGCCAGCCGACGGCGTGCGCGCTCAGGGCGAGCACGAGCGCCATCGCCGAGGTGCCGGGGGCGCT
The genomic region above belongs to Deinococcus reticulitermitis and contains:
- a CDS encoding c-type cytochrome — translated: MSGESYSKRELTAIGAFVVASVLIGVGAYQLGFNLSGGRAVGAEMVAASAPAPVSGQSLYASNCAGCHGGKGEGGGVGPALANSLTWSLEDFSNAVLNGKSPDRELSPVMPRFAVTGLDGETATDEQVKAIHDYLGTLK
- a CDS encoding phytoene desaturase family protein, with product MTLPKLDALVVGAGPNGLAAAVTLARAGLRVQVLEKNARVGGGLSSAPLTLPGFTHDLGSAIHPLAAASPALREWPLHAFGLRWVHSPAPLVQTLARGGSVTLERDLAATAAGLGPDGLAWERLLRPLVADWEGLLRDILRPLPRVPGHPLTLARFGLRALPPADVLGKTLFRTPEARALWNGLAAHSGLPLSAPGTSAMALVLALSAHAVGWPFPAGGAQALADALRGYLEFLGGEVLTGVEVRGPADLPPARVTLVDSSPRVLLGLLGDRAPAGYRAALGRYRYGAGMQKFDYALSGPVPWADERLSRAATVHVAGDAAEIVASEASLTSARPYLLAAQHTPFDPSRAPAGGHTLWVYAHVPNGSAAPITEAVEAQLERFAPGFRERVLARQVTTAPMLERLSPVFVGGDVAGGASTLWQLFARPLPALTPYRTPVRGVYLCSSSTPPGGGIHGMCGVNAARTALRDEFGLE